The Archangium primigenium genomic interval CGACGCGGGCTGGCGCCTGTTCGCGGACGGGGTGGCCACCTGGAGGGTGACGGAGGCCTTCTCGCTCGCGGCCACCGCCGACGTGGCCACCCAGCGGCGTCGGGCGCGGCCCACGGCCTTCTGGTCCGCGGCCGGCCTCAATGCCCGCGTGCAACTGGCGCGGGCGGTGGCGGTGGCCGCGCGCGCCGAGCTCTTCGACGACCGGGACGGCGTCATCAGTGGCACGGCCCAGCGGCTGGTGGAGGGCACCGCCACCCTGGAGCTGACGCCCGCCGAGCCCCTCGTCCTGAAGCTGGAGGCGCGGCATGACCGCTCCACCGCGAACGTCTTCGGGAGCTTCCGGACGAGCGCGGAGGGCACGCCGCTCCCCGTTCCCACGCAGACCCTGGTGGTGGCCGGTGCCACCGCCTCCTTCTAGGAGCCGTCCATGGATCTCCTCCTCGTGCTCGTGACCGTCGGTTTCTTCGCGCTCGCGTGGGCCTACACCCACGGCTGTGAGCGCCTCTGAAAGGCAGCCCCCTCGTGACCTTCGAATACGTCGCCGGCGCCGTGCTCGCGGTGCTGCTCGCCCTCTACCTCGTCTACGCGCTCCTCCGGCCCGAGCGCTTCTAGGCCCGCCATGACCCTCGTCGGTTGGTTGCAGATCCTCCTCTTCTTCGGGCTCGTGCTCGCGGTGACGAAGCCGTTGGGCGCCTACCTCTTCCAGGTCTTCGAGGGGCCCGTGCGGCCCCTGCCCCGGGTGCTCGGGCCCGTGGAGCGCCTGCTCTTGAAGCTCTGTGGCGTGGACGCCCGGCGGGAGCAGACGTGGGTGCGATACGCCCTGTCCCTGCTGGCCTTCAGCCTCGTGAGCGTGCTGCTGCTCTACGGGGTGCAGCGGCTGCAGCACGTCCTGCCGCTCAACCCCCAACACCTGCCCGCGGTGGAGCCGGCGCTCGCCTTCAACACGGCCGTCAGCTTCACCACCAACACCAACTGGCAGTCCTACGCGGGCGAGTCCACCTTGAGCCACCTCACGCAGATGGTGGGGCTGACGTGGCAGAACTTCGTCTCCGCCGCGGTGGGCATGGGTGTGGCGTTGGCGCTCGCGCGCGGCCTCACGCGGCGTCCCGGGCCCGAGGGGCAGAAGACCCTCGGTGACTTCTGGGTCGACCTCGTGCGCGGCCTGCTCTACGTGCTGCTGCCCCTGTGCGTCGTCTATGCGCTCTTCCTGGTGTCCCAGGGCGTGCCGCAGACCCTCGCGCCCTCGCTCGAGCTGACCACGCGGGAGGGGATGAAGCAGACGGTGGCCCTGGGGCCGGTGGCCTCGCAGGAGGCCATCAAGATGCTGGGCACCAATGGCGGGGGATTCTTCAACGCCAACAGCGCCCACCCCTTCGAGAACCCCACGCCGCTCACCAACCTGGTGCAGATGCTCTCCATCTTCGCCCTCCCCGCGGCGCTCACGTCCACCTACGGGAAGATGGCGCGGGACACGAAGCAGGGCTGGGTCCTCTTCGCGGCCATGAGCGTGCTCTTCTTCGCGGGCGTGACCGCCGCCTACGCCGCCGAGTCCCAGGCCAACCCGGCCCTGGCCGCCGCGCGGGTGGTGTCCGAGGGCAACCTGGAGGGCAAGGAGGTCCGCTTCGGCGTCGCCGCCTCGGCCTTGTTCGCCACCGTCACCACGGCGGCGTCCTGCGGCGCGGTCAACGCCATGCACGACAGCTTCACCGCGCTTGGGGGACTCGTGCCCCTGCTGAACATCCAGTTGGGGGAGGTCATCTTCGGCGGTGTGGGCGCGGGGCTCTACGGCATCCTCGTCATGGGCGTGCTCGCCGTGTTCATCGCCGGCCTCATGGTGGGCCGTACGCCCGAGTACCTCGGCAAGAAGATCGAGGCGAAGGAGATGAAGCTCGCCATGCTGTACGTGCTCATCTTCCCGCTGCTCATCCTCGGGCTGGCCGCCGTGGCGGCGGTGCTGCCCGCGGGCGTGTCCTCGCTCCACAACGCGGGGCCGCACGGCCTGTCGGAGATCCTCTACGCGTACACGAGCGGCACGGGCAACAACGGCAGTGCCTTCGCGGGGCTCAACGCCAACACCCCTTTCTGGAACATCACCCTGGGCCTGGCCATGCTCGCCGGGCGCTTCCTGATGATCGTCCCCGTGCTGGCCCTCGCCGGCGCCATGGTGGGCAAGAAGACGGTGGCCCCGGGCCCCGGCACCTTCCCCACGGAGGGCGCGCTCTTCGCCGGGCTGCTGGTGAGCGTGGTGCTCATCGTCGGCGCGCTCACCTTCTTTCCCGCCCTCTCCCTCGGTCCCCTCGTCGAGCACTACCTCGGCCAGGCCGGAAAGGTGTTCTGAGTCATGGCCCCCTCCTCGTCGAAGCCCGCCTCGCTGTTGGAGCCGACGCTGCTCAAGCAGGCCGCGCTGGACAGCCTGCGCAAGCTGCGCCCCCGGGACGTGGCGCGCAATCCCGTGATGTTCGTGGTGTGGGCCGGCAGTCTGCTCACCTCGGTGCTGGTGGTGAAGGACCTGGTCTCGCCCGGGCCGACGGCGACGCCGTTGTGGTTCACCGTGGCGGTGACGCTGTGGCTGTGGTTCACCGTGCTCTTCGCCAACTTCGCCGAGGCGGTGGCTGAGGGCCGTGGCAAGGCCCAGGCGGGCGCCCTGCGCAAGATGCGCAAGGACACCCTGGCCCGGCGTCTGGTGGACGGCGTGGAGGAGCGGGTCGCGGCCCCCCACCTGCGCAAGGATGACCGCGTGGTGTGCGAGGCCGGCGACCTCATCCCCGGAGATGGCGAGGTGGTGGAGGGCATCGCCAGCGTGGACGAGTCCGCCATCACCGGCGAGTCCGCTCCCGTCATCCGCGAGTCCGGCGGGGACCGCTCCTCCGTCACCGGGGGCACCAAGGTGCTCTCCGACCGCATCGTCGTGCGCATCACCGCGGACCCCGGCGAGTCCTTCCTGGACCGGATGATCGGCCTGGTGGAGGGCGCGGCGCGCCAGAAGACGCCCAACGAGGTGGCCCTGCACATCCTCCTGGTGGGCCTCACCCTCGTCTTCCTGCTGGCGTGCGTGACGCTGGTGCCCCTGGCGCTCTACTCGGGCGTGCGGCTGTCGGGCACGGCGGTGGTGGCGCTGCTGGTGTGCCTCATCCCGACCACGATCGGGGGCCTGCTGTCGGCCATCGGCATCGCCGGCATGGACCGGCTGCTGCGCAAGAACGTGCTCGCCATGAGCGGCCGCGCGGTGGAGGCGGCGGGAGACGTGGACACGCTGCTGCTCGACAAGACGGGCACCATCACCCTGGGCAACCGCATGGCCACGGAGCTGGTGCCCCTGCCGGGCGTGCGCATGGAGGAGCTGGCCGAGGCCGCGCAGCTCGCGAGCCTCTCGGACGAGACGCCCGAGGGCCGCTCCATCGTCGTGCTGGTGAAGGACACCTACCGCCTGCGCCCGCGCGAACTCCAGGCGCACCAGGCCACCTTCGTGCCCTTCACCGCGCAGACGCGCATGAGCGGGTGCGATCTCGTGGACCCCGGGCCCCGGAGCATCCGCAAGGGCGCGGTGGATGCCGTCATCCAGCACGTGAAGGCCCAGGGGGGCGAGGTCCCTTCCGAGCTGCGGGAAGTGGCGGCGCGCATCAGCGACCAGGGGAGCACGCCGCTGGCGGTGGCGGAGGGGGCGCGCGCGCTGGGCCTCATCCACCTCAAGGACGTGGTGAAGGGCGGCATCCAGGAGCGCTTCGCGCGCTTTCGGGCCATGGGCATCCGCACGGTGATGATCACCGGGGACAACCCGCGCACCGCGGGCGCCATCGCCCGGGAGGCGGGCGTGGATGACTTCCTCGCCGAGGCCACGCCGGAGGCCAAGCTCGCGCTCATCCGCGCCGAGCAGGCCAAGGGCAAGCTGGTGGCGATGACGGGGGATGGCACCAATGACGCGCCGGCGCTCGCCCAGGCGGACGTGGGCGTGGCGATGAACACCGGCACCCAGGCGGCCAAGGAGGCCGGCAACATGGTGGACCTGGACTCCAACCCCACCAAGCTCCTGGAGGTGGTGGAGGTGGGCAAGCAGCTGCTCATGACGCGCGGCACCCTCACCACCTTCTCCATCGCCAACGACGTGGCCAAGTACTTCGCCATCCTCCCCGCGCTCTTCATGGGCGTGTTTCCGCGGATCGCGCCGTTGAACGTCATGGGCCTGTCCTCGCCCTACAGCGCCATCCTCGCCGCCGTCATCTTCAACGCGCTCATCATCATCGCCCTCATCCCGCTGGCCCTGCGCGGCGTGCGCTACCGGCCCCTGGGCGCGGCGGCGCTCCTGCGGCGCAGCCTGCTGCTCTACGGCGGGGGCGGCGTCCTCGTTCCCTTCCTCGGCATCAAGGCCATCGACGTGGTGCTCACCTCCCTGGGCCTGGCCTGAAAGGAATCTCCTCATGTTCTCCCCCCTCCTCATCGCCCTGCGCGTCGCGCTCGTCACCCTGGCGCTCACCGGCCTCGTCTACCCCCTGGCCGTGACCGGCGCCGCGCGGCTCGTCTTCCCCCATGAGGCCGACGGCTCGCTCGTCACCGACGAACGGGGCCAGGTCGTGGGCAGCGCCTTGTTGAGCCAGGGCTTCGTCCAGGCGGGCTACTTCCAGCCGCGTCCGTCCGCCGCCGACGCGGGCCATGACGCCACCGCCTCTGGAGGCAGCAACCTGGGCCCCACCTCCCGCGCGCTGAAGGACCGGGCCGAGGCGGACGCCGAGCGCCTGCGCCGGGAGAACCCCGAGGCACCCGGTCCCGTGCCCGCCGAGCTCGTCACCACCTCCGGCTCGGGGTTGGATCCGCACCTGTCGCCGGCCTCCGCGCACTGGCAGGTGGCCCGGATCGCCCGGGCCCGGGGCGTGACGCCGGAGCGCGTGCTCGCCCTGGTGGACGCCAGCATCGAAGGCCGCACCCTCGGCGTGCTCGGCGAGCCCCGGGTGAACGTGCTCCAGCTGAACCTGGCCTTGGACCGGCGCTTCGGCCGTCTTCATCCGCTGCCATGAGCCACGGCCCGCGGGGTAGGTTGAGGCGATGAACGCACGGCGCCGGGCGGAGGACTTCCTCGAGCTGGTGGAGCGGGGCCGACGGGGTCGGCTGAAGCTGTACATCGGCTTCGCCGCCGGCGTGGGCAAGACGTACCGCATGCTGGAAGAGGCGCATGCCCTGCGCACGCGTGGGGTGGACGTGGTACTCGGCTTCATCGAGACCCACGGCCGCGCCGAGACGGCCGCGCTCGTCGCGGGGCTGGAGGAGGTGCCGCGCGAGGTCTTCACCTACCGGGACGTGGCCGTGGAGGAGATGGGCCTGGACGCGGTGCTGGCGCGCAAGCCCCAGGTGGCCGTGGTGGACGAGCTGGCCCACACCAACGTGCCCCTGTGCCGCCACCGCAAGCGCTACCAGGACGTGGAGGCGCTGCTCGCCGCGGGCATCAACGTCATTGGCGCCTTCAACGTGCAGCACCTGGAGAGCCTCAACGACATCATCGAGCGCGCCACCGGCATCCGCGTGCGCGAGACGCTGCCCGACAGCTTCCTCAAGAACGCGGACCAGGTGGTCAACCTGGACCTGACGGTGGAGGACCTGCACGAGCGGCTCAAGGCGGGGAAGATCTACGCGCCGGACAAGGTGCCGCGAGCCCTGGAGGGCTTCTTCACGCAGGAGAACCTGTCCTCGTTGCGCGAGCTGGCGCTGCGCGAGGTGGCCGAGAGCCTGGACCGCTCCACGGGCACCCGGGCGCGCCCGGGCGAGGAGCCGCAGCCGAAGGGGGGCGGTTGGGGCCGGGTGATGGTGGCGCTCTCCAGCAACCCCCCGCACGCGGCCACGCTCTTGCGCCGGGGCTCGCGCATGGCGGGCCGACTCAACACCGATTGGTTCGTCGTCTACGTGGAGACCCCGGGGGAGGCCCCGCACCTCATCGACTCGGAGGCGCAGCGCCACCTGCTGGCCAACATCGAGCTGGCCCGGGAGCTGGGCGCGGAGGTGGTCCGGCTCAAGGGGACGGATCCCGTGGAGGCACTGCTGAACTTCGCGCGCTCGCACGGGGTGGGCCATGTCATGGTGGGCCGCTCGCGGCAGCCCTGGTGGAAGCGGCTGGTGGGACGCGCCTCGGACGTGCGGCTCTTGCGCGAGGGCGAGGGCTTCGACATCCACGTGGTGTCCTTCGAGGCGCCGCCCGAGGAGCGCCGACCATGAACCTGCGCGACAAACTGCTGCTGGCCCAGGTGCCCCTGGCGCTCGCGCTCCTGGTGGTGGGCCTGCTGGCGGTCAACACGCTCGACCGGGTGGGGCGCGCGGGGCAGGACATCCTCGCGGACAACTACCGCAGCGTGCTGGCCATGCAGCGCATCATCGAGCACCTGGAGCGCCTGGACAGCGCCGCGCTCTTCATCGTCTCGGGCGAGCAGCGGCGGGGCGTGGAGCAAGCCGACGCGCACTTCCAGCCACTGGAACTGGAGCTGCGGCTCCAGGAGGGCAACATCACCGAGCCCGGCGAGACCGAGGCCACCCAGGAACTGCGGCGGGCGTGGATCCGCTACCGCGCCGACTACGACGCCTTCGTCGGGCTCGGCGCGGCGGACGCGCGGCGCGGGGCGTACTTCGAGACCCTGTCCCCCGCGTTCCGGACCGCCAAGGCGGCCACCCAGGCCATCCTCGCCCTCAACCAGGACGCCATGGTGCGCAAGAGCGACGCCCTGCAGCGGCAGAGCCGGCGGGTGAACACGCTCATGGTGACGGCCGTGGTGGTGGCCCTGGTGGGGGGCCTGCTCGCCTCGGCCTCCCTCACCCACCGGGCCCTGCGTCCGGTGGCCGTGCTCTCGCAGGCGGTGCAGCGGCTGGGACGGGGCGACCTGGACACCCGCGCGGTGGTGGAGGGACGGGACGAGATCGCCGGGCTCGCCCGGGACTTCAACTCCATGGCGGAGGCGCTGCGGCAGTACCGGCGCAGCTCCCTGGGCGAGCTGCTCCAGGCCCAGGCCGCCTCCCAGGCCGCCATCGACAGCCTGCCCGACCCCGTGGTGGTGTTCGGCGTGGATGGCGGTGTGCTCAACGTCAACCGCTCCGCGGAGGAGGTCCTGCGGCTGTCCCTGGAGGGCGCCGGAGGGTCGCTGGGGCAGGTGACGCCGGAGGGGCGCTCGGTGCTGGAGCGGGTCCGCGCGCACGTGCTGGGCGGCAAGGGGCCCTACCTGCCGCGCGGTTACGAGGAGGCGGTGCGGGTGGAAGGCCCGGACGGAGACCGGTGGCTCCTGCCGCGCGGCAGTCCGGTGTACGGCGAGGCGGGCGGGGTCGCGGGGGCGACGGTGCTCTTGCAGGACGTGACACGGCTGCGGCGCTTCGACGAGCTGAAGAACGACCTGGTGGCCACGGTGGCGCACGAGTTCCGCACGCCGCTCACCTCGTTGCGCATGGCCATCCACCTGTGCGCCGAGGAAGTGGCGGGCCCCATCTCCGAGAAGCAGGCGGACCTGCTCTTCGCGGCGCGCGAGGATTGCGAGCGCTTGCAGGGCATCGTGGACGACCTGCTGGACCTGTCCAAGCTGCAAGCGGGGAGGATCGTCCTGGAAGTGCGGCGGGTGTCCACGGAGAGCGTCCTGGAGGACGCGCTCGCCCCGCACCGGGCGGCGGCGGACACGGGCAACGTGCGGCTGATGGCGGAGCCCGCGCCCGACGGGGTGGAGGTGGCGGCGGACCCGGAGCGTTTGCAGCTCGTGTTGTCCAACCTGGTGGCCAACGCCGTGCGGCACACGGGGCCGGGAGGCGACGTGGTGGTGCGCGCCAGGGCCGAGGGCGAGCGGGTGCGCTTCGAGGTCGCGGACACGGGCGTGGGCATCGCGCCGGAGCACCAGTCGCGCATCTTCGAGAAGTTCTACCGGGTGCCCGGGGAGAACACGGGCGGCGCGGGGCTGGGGTTGTCGATCGCCCAGGAGATCGTCCAGGCGCACGGTGGGGAGATGGGGCTGACGAGTCAGCCCGGCCAGGGGAGCACCTTCTGGTTCACGCTCCCCCAGGCCGCCGCCCGGCCAGGCTGAGGGCCGGGGCGGGCGGGCTCCGCGCTCACAGGCGGAACGTCACGTGGCCCTGCGCGTCGATGGTCCAGGCGGGATTCCAGGCGATCTCCCACGCGTGCTCGTCCGGATCGGCGACATAGCCCCGGAACCCGCCATGCGCGGGGGCATCCGCCGGGCGCAGCAGCGTGCCTCCGGCGCGGACCAACCGCTCCAGCAGGGGCGTGACGTCCTCCTGGCGCGGGACGTTGTGGGCCAGGGCGAAGGCGCCCGGTCGCAGGAGGCCGGTCCGGTTCATGTCCGCCTCCAGCGCGTCCTTCTGGAAGGTGCCGAGCACCAGGCCGTTCATCTGGTAGAAGTGGACCTCGGGGTTCTCGAACACGGGCGTCCAGCCAAACCCCTCGACGTAGAAGCGCCGCGAGCGGCTGAGTTCGGTGACGCCCAGCGTGATGACGGAGATCTGCTGCTGCATGTCGGGCTCCTCTCGAGGCCCGCGCCCCTGGGAGCGCGGGCCGATATGGGAGGGCGCAGCCTACCGTGCCGCTCAGGGCGTGGAGTCGGGATCCGCGACGACATCCAGCGGACCGAAGTCCTGCTCGATGCTGCCGATGGGGCTCATGGCCGAGCCCCAGTAGAGACCCACCAGTTCCACGTCCTGCTCGGAGTCCGCCACCCGACGGAAGACGGGCGAGCCACTGTCGCCGTCATACCCGGCGCCGCCGCCCTTCATCTGGCAGAACAGCCGGGTGCTGCCGTTGATGGTGGTCACGCAGCTCTTGGTGACGAGCCCGGACGTCCACCCGGTCCGCTGGCCCACCTTGTTGATCTTCTCGCCGACGGCGACGTGGTACGCCTTGCCCACGATGCGGAAGAACGGCTGGGCCTCGTCGATCTTGAGCGGGGCGATGCCCGAGGGCGCGCCGCCGGTGTACGCGTTCTCCACCTCGGTCCGGTAGATGTAGCCGTGCTTCACCGAGGACTGCACGTTGGCGTCGTACTCCACGTACGCCGCGTCACTGAACCGGCACACACTGCTGTCCGAGCACGTGTAGGTCACGCCGTCGTAGACCTGGCTGTCGTTGCTCCAGAAGGCCGGATCCTCCACCGTCACGCCGACGCGGGAGGAGCCCTGGGAGTGCACGTAGCCCTCGTTGGTGCAGTGGGTGTTGGTGAAGAAGCCCGACTTGCCCTCGCGCCGCACGTTGAAGCCGAGCGTGCAGAAGTAGAGGTAGCCGTTGGAGGCGCGCTTGATCTGCTGACCGCCCGCGAGCGGACGGTTGTGCTGATGCACATAGGTGTAGGCCGTCTGGTGCTCCTCGTTCGCCTCGGCCTGCTCCAGGTCCACCGCGTCGGCGGGAATCAGCAGCCGGGCGAGGAGCGGCGCCACCGCCTCGCGATCCGGCCGGGTCAGGCCGAGGGTGATGCGGTTGTTCACCTCGTCCACGTCGGTGAAGACGAGGCCGGAGATGGACTCGGCCTCCAGCCGGCTCCGCCACTGGTTCAGGTCCCCGAAGTCGTAGCGGCCCTGCCGGGCGACCAGCGTGTCACTGCCCCGGACCCCCCGCGCGGAGAGCAGGGCCTTCATCGTGTCGAGCTGGCGCGTGGGCTGGGTCAGCACCACGTTCAGCGCCCCCGCGCCGTCGTAGTAGTACCCGCCGAAGCCCGGGACCTCGCGCGCCAGTTGGGAGAACTCCTCGTCGATCGTGAGCGTCCGCGCCCCGCCGCGCGGGCCCGAGTCCACCGTGCCCCCACACCCCACCGCGCTCAGCGCGGCCAGGAGCAACACCCCGCGAGACGTCCGATTCAGCCATGCGTTCATGGATTCCGCCTTCCTTGGCTCGAGACCGTGGCCCTGTCCTGGTGATACCCAGGCGCAAACAGGTAAAACGAGTCTAGTCGGATATTAGTTGTGGTGGAAAGGGTTTTCTTCAGGCCGCCTGGAACAGGCCGGGAGCGCGGGGCGCGTTGTGGACTGGAAAGCCACACACGCGGATGAAGACCGGAAAGCAATACATGCGCAGTGGACGGGGCGGCTACACTGATGGAGCGGTGAGCAGGATTTGGCTTCCAGACACGTAAAACATTGACCCGTGTCAGACCTCTGGGAATACCATCCATGTGGAGTTTTCCACGTGCGCTGAGGTCGTCCCGTGAGCGAGCCACGAACCGCCGCGACTGAAACGGCGAAGTCCACCCGAGAGCCGATTGCCATTGTGGGCGTCTCGGGGCGATTCCCTGGCGCGAGGGACCTGTCCTCGCTCTGGACGCGGTTGATGCAGGGGAGCGGCGCGGTGACGCCACCGCCGCGAGGGCGCTGGCCCGGGGCCGCCACGAGCGAGGGCCTGTCGGGACCGCGCGGGGGCTTTCTCGAGGACGTGGACTGTTTTGATCCGGCGTTCTTCGGCCTCTCGCGCGAGCAGGCGGCCCGGATGGATCCCTCACAGCGCCTGGTGCTCGAGCACTGCGCGATGGTGCTGGAGGACGCCGGTCAGCGCGCGCCCGTGCAAGCGGGAGACGCGGGAGACCGGGCGGGAGTGTTCGTGGGCCTGCGCCCCTCGGGCGCCCCGGATCACGACCCGTCGCGGGTGTTGGCGCGGATCG includes:
- the kdpA gene encoding potassium-transporting ATPase subunit KdpA, whose amino-acid sequence is MTLVGWLQILLFFGLVLAVTKPLGAYLFQVFEGPVRPLPRVLGPVERLLLKLCGVDARREQTWVRYALSLLAFSLVSVLLLYGVQRLQHVLPLNPQHLPAVEPALAFNTAVSFTTNTNWQSYAGESTLSHLTQMVGLTWQNFVSAAVGMGVALALARGLTRRPGPEGQKTLGDFWVDLVRGLLYVLLPLCVVYALFLVSQGVPQTLAPSLELTTREGMKQTVALGPVASQEAIKMLGTNGGGFFNANSAHPFENPTPLTNLVQMLSIFALPAALTSTYGKMARDTKQGWVLFAAMSVLFFAGVTAAYAAESQANPALAAARVVSEGNLEGKEVRFGVAASALFATVTTAASCGAVNAMHDSFTALGGLVPLLNIQLGEVIFGGVGAGLYGILVMGVLAVFIAGLMVGRTPEYLGKKIEAKEMKLAMLYVLIFPLLILGLAAVAAVLPAGVSSLHNAGPHGLSEILYAYTSGTGNNGSAFAGLNANTPFWNITLGLAMLAGRFLMIVPVLALAGAMVGKKTVAPGPGTFPTEGALFAGLLVSVVLIVGALTFFPALSLGPLVEHYLGQAGKVF
- a CDS encoding VOC family protein is translated as MQQQISVITLGVTELSRSRRFYVEGFGWTPVFENPEVHFYQMNGLVLGTFQKDALEADMNRTGLLRPGAFALAHNVPRQEDVTPLLERLVRAGGTLLRPADAPAHGGFRGYVADPDEHAWEIAWNPAWTIDAQGHVTFRL
- the kdpC gene encoding potassium-transporting ATPase subunit KdpC, with the translated sequence MFSPLLIALRVALVTLALTGLVYPLAVTGAARLVFPHEADGSLVTDERGQVVGSALLSQGFVQAGYFQPRPSAADAGHDATASGGSNLGPTSRALKDRAEADAERLRRENPEAPGPVPAELVTTSGSGLDPHLSPASAHWQVARIARARGVTPERVLALVDASIEGRTLGVLGEPRVNVLQLNLALDRRFGRLHPLP
- a CDS encoding sensor protein KdpD produces the protein MNARRRAEDFLELVERGRRGRLKLYIGFAAGVGKTYRMLEEAHALRTRGVDVVLGFIETHGRAETAALVAGLEEVPREVFTYRDVAVEEMGLDAVLARKPQVAVVDELAHTNVPLCRHRKRYQDVEALLAAGINVIGAFNVQHLESLNDIIERATGIRVRETLPDSFLKNADQVVNLDLTVEDLHERLKAGKIYAPDKVPRALEGFFTQENLSSLRELALREVAESLDRSTGTRARPGEEPQPKGGGWGRVMVALSSNPPHAATLLRRGSRMAGRLNTDWFVVYVETPGEAPHLIDSEAQRHLLANIELARELGAEVVRLKGTDPVEALLNFARSHGVGHVMVGRSRQPWWKRLVGRASDVRLLREGEGFDIHVVSFEAPPEERRP
- the kdpF gene encoding K(+)-transporting ATPase subunit F is translated as MTFEYVAGAVLAVLLALYLVYALLRPERF
- a CDS encoding HAMP domain-containing sensor histidine kinase gives rise to the protein MNLRDKLLLAQVPLALALLVVGLLAVNTLDRVGRAGQDILADNYRSVLAMQRIIEHLERLDSAALFIVSGEQRRGVEQADAHFQPLELELRLQEGNITEPGETEATQELRRAWIRYRADYDAFVGLGAADARRGAYFETLSPAFRTAKAATQAILALNQDAMVRKSDALQRQSRRVNTLMVTAVVVALVGGLLASASLTHRALRPVAVLSQAVQRLGRGDLDTRAVVEGRDEIAGLARDFNSMAEALRQYRRSSLGELLQAQAASQAAIDSLPDPVVVFGVDGGVLNVNRSAEEVLRLSLEGAGGSLGQVTPEGRSVLERVRAHVLGGKGPYLPRGYEEAVRVEGPDGDRWLLPRGSPVYGEAGGVAGATVLLQDVTRLRRFDELKNDLVATVAHEFRTPLTSLRMAIHLCAEEVAGPISEKQADLLFAAREDCERLQGIVDDLLDLSKLQAGRIVLEVRRVSTESVLEDALAPHRAAADTGNVRLMAEPAPDGVEVAADPERLQLVLSNLVANAVRHTGPGGDVVVRARAEGERVRFEVADTGVGIAPEHQSRIFEKFYRVPGENTGGAGLGLSIAQEIVQAHGGEMGLTSQPGQGSTFWFTLPQAAARPG
- the kdpB gene encoding potassium-transporting ATPase subunit KdpB: MAPSSSKPASLLEPTLLKQAALDSLRKLRPRDVARNPVMFVVWAGSLLTSVLVVKDLVSPGPTATPLWFTVAVTLWLWFTVLFANFAEAVAEGRGKAQAGALRKMRKDTLARRLVDGVEERVAAPHLRKDDRVVCEAGDLIPGDGEVVEGIASVDESAITGESAPVIRESGGDRSSVTGGTKVLSDRIVVRITADPGESFLDRMIGLVEGAARQKTPNEVALHILLVGLTLVFLLACVTLVPLALYSGVRLSGTAVVALLVCLIPTTIGGLLSAIGIAGMDRLLRKNVLAMSGRAVEAAGDVDTLLLDKTGTITLGNRMATELVPLPGVRMEELAEAAQLASLSDETPEGRSIVVLVKDTYRLRPRELQAHQATFVPFTAQTRMSGCDLVDPGPRSIRKGAVDAVIQHVKAQGGEVPSELREVAARISDQGSTPLAVAEGARALGLIHLKDVVKGGIQERFARFRAMGIRTVMITGDNPRTAGAIAREAGVDDFLAEATPEAKLALIRAEQAKGKLVAMTGDGTNDAPALAQADVGVAMNTGTQAAKEAGNMVDLDSNPTKLLEVVEVGKQLLMTRGTLTTFSIANDVAKYFAILPALFMGVFPRIAPLNVMGLSSPYSAILAAVIFNALIIIALIPLALRGVRYRPLGAAALLRRSLLLYGGGGVLVPFLGIKAIDVVLTSLGLA